From the genome of Lentimicrobium sp. L6:
TGCTCGCTTTAGGGTTTGGGGCAAACAAAAAAAACAATAAACTAGGTATTATTGTATTGCGATTTCATTCAAATAAAGAAAAATAGCGTTCATGGATTTCCCTGACGGACGCGGATTACACTGATTAACGCAGATGATAAAATATAGCTTATTCTTATGATAAAAGCTGGACTCCTTGGAAATCAAGCTCCCCTTGGGGTCTGGGAAAAATTGATTTTCAAGGAAGTGATATGGTATAAAACCAAGCTAGAGCGAATTTATAATCCGGTTATAAAAAATGAGATGCTGATGTCATCGATTGCAAATCCGATGGAGCAGGTTAGGCTGATTACCATAGATGATAAAACAACGTTTATCCTAATATTTAAAGCGGTACTCCTTGGAAATCAAGCTCCCCTTGGGTCGGAACGATGCTGTACCGAAGCGTCAGCTGTCGTGGAAAAATTGATTTTCAAGGAAGTGATATGGTATAAAACCAAGCTAGAGCGAATTTATAATCCGGTTATAAAAAATGAGATGCTGATGTCATCGATTGCAAATCCGATGGAGCAGGTTAGGCTGATTACCATAGATGATAAAACAACGTTTATCCTAATATTTAAAGCGGTACTCCTTGGAAATCAAGCTCCCCTTGGGTCGGAACGATGCTGTACCGAAGCGTCAGCTGTCGGGGAAAAATTGATTTTCAAGGAAGTGATATGGCATAAATCGGCTTTTGTGGGATGATATAAAATATTGCCGAACAATCAATTTTTCCTATTTTAGCGCAAATATTATTTATGGATATATCTTTAATACTCTTAGGATTCTTTTATCTACTCGCACCAGCTATCATTCTCTATCTGACCAAAAAATCATCCATCGTTAAAAAGTTAGGCTCTATTGTAGTAGCCTACGGAATAGGGATTGCCATGAGTTTGTTAGGGTTTTTGCCCGAAGGAAGTGCCCAGATTCAAGATATTATGACCAGTGCTTCTGTCCCCATTGCCATTCCACTTCTATTGTTTCCCACCAAGATAAAAGAATGGTTTAGTTTGGCGGGTCCTACTTTTATGGCTTTGATTGTTGGTTTGATAAGTGTAGTATTGATGGTGTTTATTGGTTACTTTCTTTTTAAACCTGAAGAAGATGAAGGCTTTTGGAAAGTGGGTGCTTTATTGATTGGTGTGTATACTGGAGGAACTCCCAATTTGGCTTCCTTAAAAGCCATGCTCGATGTATCCAATGAAACCTATTTGGTGGTACATTCCTATGATATGGTTTTCTCAACTTTATACTTTTTATTCTTGATTACCATTGGCCAGAAGTTTTTTAGGTTGTTTCTTCCGGCTTTTAAACATCCAGAAGGAAGCAAGGAAGTTCATGGCGATGATGAGGAGGT
Proteins encoded in this window:
- a CDS encoding DUF819 family protein, with amino-acid sequence MDISLILLGFFYLLAPAIILYLTKKSSIVKKLGSIVVAYGIGIAMSLLGFLPEGSAQIQDIMTSASVPIAIPLLLFPTKIKEWFSLAGPTFMALIVGLISVVLMVFIGYFLFKPEEDEGFWKVGALLIGVYTGGTPNLASLKAMLDVSNETYLVVHSYDMVFSTLYFLFLITIGQKFFRLFLPAFKHPEGSKEVHGDDEEVFDKIFNRNSFWPLMKVFGLAVLILAVSAGLASLLPEEYFMIVVILSLSTLALSATFIPGVNKIDKSFDLGMYFILVFSVSVASMVNLKELVSASLDLIYYPAFVIFGSLALQSIISRFTKTDVDTLMITSTALICSPPFVPVVSSVINNRNMLVPGITVGLIGYAVGNYLGFIVGEILQFL